The Phyllopteryx taeniolatus isolate TA_2022b chromosome 13, UOR_Ptae_1.2, whole genome shotgun sequence nucleotide sequence CTTTGACCCCCAGCTGTATAACCACTGAACATTTATGGACAATAAAATGTACATCTGGACTTCCTCTATTCCAAAAAGTAGATATGTAAACAGCTCTATCAGTCTATAAGAGACATCACGTGGCTGTCTGGCGTTTTCGTACCCATGTAGCATGtgtgtctgttgtactagagcggctccaactaccggagacaaattccttgtgtgttttggacatacttggcaaataaagatgattctgattctgattctgatgaaagaattcattcattcattcattcattcattcatcgtcCATAGCTGTATTGACATGCCAAAGCACACAAATACATGAGCTTGCTAAAATCCCCCACCGCTCTCTGAAATCCCATTGCAAGACAACTCAAAAGTTTTAACTTCAGGCAGTATAACCATATGATTTCGCCTATCAAAATGATAATGGAAGAACAGTCTATTATCCCAATATATCACTGTAACGTGATTCCAATTCACAATTTTGAAAGTTTCTAATGTACGTCAGTCATTGCCATGGGGTGAAATTTGCAAACACAACCTACTTAAAATCATGGCTGCATCGCTGGCACTTCGTGTCATAATGCCTGGAACGTCAAAGGAGTTGACCAGAGGTATAAGGCCATATCTCGACAGCAGCCCGTACGTCGGCTTCAGAGCCACAACGCCACACAGTGCTCCTGGGTTACGGGTGGAACCACCTGTGTCCGACCCTAAAGCTCTACCAGGAAGACAATATGACAAtgtcattctctttttttttttttaaggttgaAGCAGGCGATGCCTCACAGGTAACTGGTCAGGGAGGCCACAGCTGCGGCGCTTCCTCCTGAACTTCCTCCAGAGATAACCCAGTCAGAGTCCGGTACCGCACCGGTCCGCTCACAGTAGGGAGTGGCGTAGCTCCACGGGTTCCTCACTGGCCCAAACGCACCATCAGTACTGCCCGAACTGGAAGACAAAGACAGGCAATATGCTGACAAATGACTGCTGCGACtgatatatttcatatttccttAAACTGTGGCtgagtttcatttgtttatcctcaaatatttggatgatatctgacattatacatttttcatttgcccGCAACCAACAATTTAGAATGATaatataatgaaatgaaaagcaCAAAACCCATTTGTACTCAAAATGATTCAAAGTTAAAACATCTGTTGTTAGTTTATTAAGGATCACATTCACAAGCATGTTTTAATGAAAGGAGCATTTTtcgaaaaaaaagcactttcttGTTATCTTTAAAGAAAGATCTATTTCTATGACCAGTATTTCTGTAGAAGTCAATGAAAGTTAATGCTTggtgaaaaacatttcaatcaatGTCATTTTCTACCATTATTATATCATAGAATGTCTCAAATcgcttaataaatgaaattggaGTTTAGTCAAACAAATTAGAGATTTTATTTGAaggccatattgcccagccctacaGCTGCGTCGCTTCGCTAACGATATCATCGGCACACATCGTGGTCCCAGACGACACATTAAAGGTAATTACGGCCACCGGGTGGATCCGCTCGCTATTCgaaagaaagaagcaaaaatagatattttttggATGACGTGACGAGAGATCAAACGAATCAGAGTGGatgccactatttgaggaaatacggtgCATTAAATGTTTGATATCGCCAGCAATGCTTCTACCCCATGGCAAACTCGTCCATGTTGGTCTTCCCAATGAGAACGGCTCCCTGGTCAAACAGCTTCTGCACTACTGCAGCGCTGTACGGTGGAGTGTAGTCTGCAACAGGGACAATCAGCTAATGGATGCTCCTTATAAATACCATTGAATGAACACATCATGCGCATTGTGTCCTCATACCTTGAAGCATCCTCGAAGCACATGTGGTCTTGACATTTTTCGTGCAAAAGTTGTCTTTGACTGCGAAAGGGATTCCATCAAGAGGACCTTTAGGGGTACCTATTGAAGATCAGAAAATATTGCCGTGACTAACCGAACACACATGCGGTATTACACTTCCACAGGAGCTGTTCTTTCACCTCTCACTAGTCTGGTCTCTGCTTCTTGAGCCTGCTTCAAGGCCAGTTCCTCTGTCACTGTGATGTAAGCATTTAGATGCTGGTTCTGCTTGATGCGGTTCAAGCACTTCCTCCACAGCTCAGTTGGAGAGATCTTGCCCTCTCTGAGTGCAACGGAAACCTGGAAAATTTCAAAAGTACGTCCAACGTTtggatgctgtgtgtgtgtgtgttattgtctGGAGTCAAATTATTCTGGAAGGGTTACAAACTAAACACGAAGAATATAGCGGTATGAGAGCCACAACGTTATCTAGCTATGTCGACATTCATGTAGTACAGAGCTAAAAGTCCATATTCGACAAACACAAGCCTGCTTCAGGTAGAGTGGTCTATTATGTATGATTTAATGAAGCAAAAAGGCCATTTTTCAACACTCGAGCCGTACTAACCTCTCGTAAAGTGAGGCTGAGCATATTTACGCTACTTTGAGGATTTCGCCGTCAACCTTCAACACGGTGTGGCGCAAGCAAGCGCCAGAGAGCTGCCATGTTTTGGGGGAAAGTCCGGCGACTGTAAGAACGCTTTGTTTCATTGGCTTGTGCTCGTTCAAACttggctctgattggttgagAAGAGTAAGTGGTCGTCATTTCAGGAAGTGGTCGCTTGAAAGGACGAAACATTTCACTTTCTCCAATATGATCattaaaagagagaaaatgttTACAGTAAGAAGGTAGTCGTGCTTTCAGCAACATTAGCGTCAGCTTAATGATGGCTTTGCAGGTATCCCACAGGGATGGAAATGTGGGTCGAATTTGTCGCTAATTCAACTTTTCAGATATGTCAGCTATGAGACGTGCGGTGGACAGTAGCTGGTTATTTCACTGTAACATTTCGAGAACAGCAGTTTCCAGATTTTTCAAGACCTCGAGCAGCTGCGGAACTGTCATGCCCGCGTGGGTGATTGATAAATACGGAGCCAATGATGTTCTGCGCTTCAGCAAAAATGCCAGCTTCCCGGTCATCCACTACCCCAACGAGGTGATCGTCAAGGTGTTCGCAGCAGGACTGAACCCGATTGACGTCAGCATGAGAGGCGAGTGACACGTTTACGGCCGCAACATTCAAACTGGGACTCTGTGACAAGCGGACAGCGGTGGGGAATTACGAACAACAAATACTTACTATGTATAAGAAGATTGTTCAGCGTTCTGTACTTTACTAAGGACTATTTAGTTTGTcgagcgatttaaaaaaaaaaaaaaaaaagtccctacatttgaaaacagctgtCTGCACTTTCTGCACCTTACTTTGTCCAAATAGACTCACTAATATGTTCAACTTCTGCAGATGAGTTGACCTAAAAAGACCTAAATAGAGATCTTGATTGAGATATTTGGGACTAACAATGTGAAGCATTAATAACAATGGCGCAGCAGATTGGgaagaagcaagatattccccgtCCGCGACATTATTGAAGAAAATTGCTTGATGTTTTCGGCTCGAAGACTGATTCATGACGAATGCGTTGTGACTTGTGGCAGACTAAAAACCACCAACTTGGAGCGttcaatttttgtcatttaatctGAAAAAATAAGTACAGGTCAAGTGTATTTTTTCTGTTGTTATAATTAGCTAATTTAGACTTATTTGTTTGTCAGTTCACAATGTTGGCAATTTTCGCAAAGCCACGGAAACACGTTATCTTAACTGGCTagcagatttttgttttctcagtATGAGCACTACGAAGGTAAAGAGGGAAACggttttatgtttttcttttcatgtgcaaaattatcaaaaaaaaatcatttttacttttcgACTGAAGTCAATTCAAagcatgtgctttttttttttttacttacaccAGGAGTCGAAGTtgaagtatctgtacttctacccGAGTGCGGTTTAAGTACTATTGCCGCCTCCGCAATTAGATTTGACACAGAGGAACCCACGTGCTATAATAATGTATCCTTATTATGTTAAAAATcctgtcatttgtttttctgtctgtcCGAGATGTTCTGAAGGGCATCAAACCACAGCAAGCAGTTGTATAGTGAAATTAAAAGTAACACAAAAGTCATGTCGAGATGTTGAATGAATAATTAGCTATTATTCAGTGCAATAATGATGTCTTGCACTCTGCCAGGGGGCTATGGTGCTGCCACCCTGTCCATGAAGAGAGACCCTCTCAATATTAATCAGACGGGCAGCGAGTTCCCGCTCACCCTGGGGAGAGACGTGTCTGGCGTCATCATGGAGTGTGGCCTGGATGTGAAGTACTTCCAAGAAAGAgatgaggtaaaaataaaaaagagtcACACACCTTTTATTAGGCATCAACGCAATGCACCGGCGTAGCTGAGAGGTTTGACATATTCAGTGTTTGGGTTCACGCAGTACAAtgctacaccactgcaaagtccaaacaatcacaatttttggtcaatgtttttttctgatcacacccaagcctaaCTACCTCCAGAGCTGTTCAGTCAAGAAACCGCTTAAACAGAATATGTCCTGGCAAAATCGAGATCTAAAAAAGATgcgacacgatccaaagaaattctagtcgagagagaagaagaaatgacctttattgtcatgaccatgcatgcatgcatgcatgcgcacgaaatgtgttctctgcattttacccatcacagtgaacacacacacacttgttagcgGAACACACCGGacggagcagggggcagcagtTCGGGCGGGGCATCACTGTctcgctcaaggacaccacaggcgtgagtccgggggatgttggccgATGCATCttagtagcttttttttttctcttcttcttaaTTCCCCAAAAGAATTGTATTGAGTCACTGAAAGTCATAAGCAAACATTCCAATGAAAAGTATGCGTATTTCCAGTTTTGTTAGCATCTTATTTTGATCAGAAATAATAGAGCGAAACCGAAAAAACCAAATCACTCAATGGCAGCATTGGCATCGATAAGCAGTCCATTTTCCGATGAAGTCCAACATAAACACTGAGGCCGTGTGTCCTCCTCAGGTGTGGGCCGCCATCCCACCTTGGAAGCGGGGCAGCTTGGCTGAGTTTGTTGTGCTGAGTGCCAATGAGGTAAGAATCCCGTCGTCATCGTGCAATGCAAGTATTGACTGGCGGAGGCTGACGTGCGTGTATTTGTATCGTCACACTTAGGTGTCCCTGAAACCGAAGACCCTGAGCCACACGGAGGCCGCCGCCATCCCTTACGTGGCGGCCACGGCGTGGTCGGCGCTCGTCAACACGGGAGGGCTCACCAAAGACAACTGTGCCAAGAAACGGTGAGGGAACacgcgcgcatgcacacacacaggcacactcgctcgctcgctcgctcgctcttgctgtctggggaacccacttttctACAAAACAAGCAACATTGGGTAAGACACGTTTGCTTCGTTGTTCCTGAGTGAGGGTGCTTCTTCGATGGGCTCCATTCCGTTCCACTCGGGAGAAGTCGCTTTTCCCCGCACACGTCGACTTTTGATCGTGGTCGGtatttacgattgtcggcccCCGACCTGTTTCAGACCCTATTatcgggacaaatccactcttaacacacttcagacctaaggataatcttataagacaaAAGATTGTCCGGCATTTGACGTTGTTGCtgaggaaggggcaaaatcaaGATTTTCCTGGTTTGTAcctcacacactctcacactaCCGCCTACACTCTTTCTCTCTTGCTGACATAAACGCAGGCACGCAGTCAGAtgcctttatttttttggcttactaatattaaaagaaaaactaatgCCACCGACTTGtagttgggcatcgagaaccggttctcccggaatggttcaaatttaaacatttcggttcccagtttcgatgcctagtccgccgaccccgaagaagaagtagctctcagtcaCAACACGTTTGGCGACCCCTGCTCTAATGTGCACAAACATCCGAAATCAATCCATTGGTCATGAATCATAATGGGCAAAACAAATAGCAGAATTGTTGCTTTTCTTTgaccctcttcttcttcttcttcttcttcttcttcttcttcgtcacAGTATTTTGATCCTCGGAGGGTCTGGGGGAGTGGGAACATTTGCCATCCAGGTACGGTTTCAGATTGCTATGAAGTCTCACACACAGATGAATAGAATTTCAAGATAATCTCGATATTCTTGTTATTGTTCAAGATGCTGAAGGCGTGGGGAGCCCACGTGACCGTGACATGCTCCCAGAATGCCGAGCGTTTCGTCAGGGGGCTCGGAGCGGACCGTGTGGTGGACTACACGGCCGGACCCGTTGAGGTGCCGCTCGCTGCCCTGAACAAGTGAGAGCCAGCACGCACCTTTCATTCgctcctttcttttctttttttgatcatgaaattattcaaaacaacTTTTGCTTCTGTTTATCTCCCCATctggggatttttttcttttgtttgtttttttcctccttacAGATAACATAAAAATAAGTCTTTCCTCTTGGGAAAACATGTATGTCAACACGGTCCTTAATCGATTAACATTGCAACTGTTCGTGTTGTCTGTCTTAGTGGGAATTAAACTTGCTTGTCagttttgttgaaaaatagTGGCTGAAAAGAATTGCTAAATCATAAATAGAGGTTGCAGCACTAACTCCATTCAGTTTCAGCGGAGATGCTCTTTGAACTAAgggagctgcaaaaaaaaaaaaaaaagtttactcgATCAAATCTATGACTTACCAAGCCCCTTGTCCTCGCTCCGTTCTTACAGCGGTGACACAACTTGCGCGCAAGCCGGAACACGCCGGAGTCAATCACGAATGCTGGAGATATAACAAGGAATTGtttactgtccatccatccatccatccatccattttccgttccgcttatcctcagtagggccgcgggcgtgccggaccctatcccagctgactctgggcacaccccgaactggtcgccggccaatcgcagggcacatacagtatacacaaacaatcattcgcactcacattcacacctacgggcaatttggagtcttcgaTTAAATACTTAATTGACGTCAAATTGTTCAAAGAGATAagtaaatattctccgatttctatagtcctccatgaaagcagactgattatctttggtTTTAATCGAAATATGagatttgcaaacatctgctgttGCATTGgaaaacaatgttaaaaatgtttgcctgttttctcaataataataaaaatcaacagattaatcgatgattaaaataatcgtttCTTGCAGCTCTAGCTAAACATTGgaaaacaatgttaaaaatgtatgcctattttctaaaaaaaaaaaaaaaaaaaaaaaaaatcaacagattaatcgatgattaaaataatcgtttCTTGCAGCTCTAGCTAATACAGTAGTTAAGTCGTAGTTACAGTAATGATCTATATTCAAATCACTTCTCGGCCATagatataaaacaatgaaatgaaaaacagtaagcacAGCGGCGGCTGATGACGTATTGTTACCAAACGTCCTATGTTGGTATAAGCGTTGGATTTGGAGCTCGCATTCGTTGGCGGGATGACCGATGCCTCTCTTTACCCCCGCCACCCGTCCTCCGCCTCACAAAGGTTCGACCTGATCCTGGATAACATCGGGGGCAGCACAGAAAGCTGGGCGCTGAATCTGCTCAAGCCCTGGAGTGGCGCCAAGTACGTCACCCTGGTTACGCCCTTCCTCCAAAACACTGACGCTCTCGGGGTCGCCGATGGTATGCTGCAGAACGCCGCCACTGTGGCCGGGAAGGCCCTCAAGGTAGGGAAACAACCAAATTCTCCTTTACCGATCTATTAACATCTCTCATTTGATAGGCGACTGAGTCAGAAGGCATCAGCGGGGAGTGGTTAAGGCCAGCAAAGGCCTCGTTCGGCCAAAAGCGCTGACCGACATTTACAACCAAAATACTCAAATTTGTTCCATGCAATTGTATGTATTGGTTCTCAACAATCCatcctcttcctttttttttttcttcttcttatttttcCTTTGCTGTGATGTACATTggattttttgtccaatcagatttcagcctctcgtGTGCCGCCATGTCAATCTTATCCGCCTTCGCGTCGGCCTAACTTGctcaattttgacaaaagtagt carries:
- the rtn4ip1 gene encoding reticulon-4-interacting protein 1 homolog, mitochondrial, translating into MSAMRRAVDSSWLFHCNISRTAVSRFFKTSSSCGTVMPAWVIDKYGANDVLRFSKNASFPVIHYPNEVIVKVFAAGLNPIDVSMRGGYGAATLSMKRDPLNINQTGSEFPLTLGRDVSGVIMECGLDVKYFQERDEVWAAIPPWKRGSLAEFVVLSANEVSLKPKTLSHTEAAAIPYVAATAWSALVNTGGLTKDNCAKKRILILGGSGGVGTFAIQMLKAWGAHVTVTCSQNAERFVRGLGADRVVDYTAGPVEVPLAALNKFDLILDNIGGSTESWALNLLKPWSGAKYVTLVTPFLQNTDALGVADGMLQNAATVAGKALKHLVKGAHYRWGFFAPSGPALDEIREMVDAGQIRAVVEETFSFAQVPQAFAKVEKGHARGKTVVHINKGR